A genomic region of Streptomyces rimosus contains the following coding sequences:
- a CDS encoding S1 family peptidase, translated as MRHERTTPRSGAARRGRLIAVASGLAAIGAMTLPTAHAGEPAPPATFGASQLAAVSDAVRSADVAGTAWVVDPKTHRVVVQADSRVTDAQLDRIKQSAGANAGALKVERVPGVMRKLISGGDAIYATSWRCSLGFNVKKGSTYYFLTAGHCTDGNPPWYTNSSHSTSIGPTAGSSFPGNDYGLVRYSNSSVSHEGTVGGQDITKAGNATVGQTVTRRGSTTGTHSGKVTGLNATVNYGNGDVVYGMIKTTVCAEPGDSGGPLYAGSTALGLTSGGSGNCSSGGTTYFQPVTEAISAYGVSIY; from the coding sequence GTGAGACACGAGCGCACTACCCCCCGAAGCGGCGCGGCCAGACGCGGCCGGCTGATCGCCGTGGCGTCCGGGCTGGCCGCGATCGGCGCCATGACCCTGCCCACCGCCCACGCGGGCGAGCCCGCGCCGCCCGCCACGTTCGGCGCCTCCCAGCTCGCCGCCGTCAGCGACGCCGTACGCTCCGCGGACGTCGCGGGCACCGCCTGGGTCGTGGACCCGAAGACCCACCGGGTCGTCGTCCAGGCCGACAGCCGGGTGACCGACGCCCAGCTCGACCGGATCAAGCAGAGCGCGGGCGCCAACGCCGGCGCGCTGAAGGTGGAGCGCGTCCCCGGCGTCATGCGCAAGCTGATCTCCGGCGGTGACGCCATCTACGCGACCAGCTGGCGCTGCTCCCTCGGCTTCAACGTCAAGAAGGGCAGCACGTACTACTTCCTGACGGCCGGGCACTGCACCGACGGCAACCCGCCCTGGTACACCAACTCCTCGCACAGCACGAGCATCGGCCCGACCGCCGGTTCCAGCTTCCCGGGCAACGACTACGGCCTGGTCCGCTACAGCAACAGCAGCGTCTCGCACGAAGGAACGGTCGGCGGCCAGGACATCACCAAGGCCGGCAACGCCACCGTCGGCCAGACGGTCACCCGCCGCGGCTCGACCACCGGCACCCACAGCGGCAAGGTCACCGGTCTGAACGCCACCGTCAACTACGGCAACGGCGACGTCGTGTACGGCATGATCAAGACCACCGTCTGCGCCGAGCCCGGCGACAGCGGCGGCCCGCTCTACGCCGGCAGCACGGCGCTCGGCCTGACCTCCGGCGGCAGCGGCAACTGCTCCTCCGGCGGCACCACCTACTTCCAGCCCGTCACCGAAGCGATCAGCGCGTACGGGGTCAGCATCTACTGA